GATGACGCCAGCAGACCCCCCGGCAAAAGAGGTCGCCCTCGTCCACTGCCGGACGTACGACGAAGAACAGGTCTATGCCGCGGTGGAGCGGGCGGTCGGCCTCATCGGCGGGGTCGGGGCCTTCGTCCCGCGGGGGAGCCGGGTGCTCCTCAAGCCCAACCTCCTGATGGGCGCGGAGTCCAGGCAGGCGGTCACCACCCACTCTGCGGTCGTGAAGGCGGTCGCACATCTGCTTGCAGACCACGGCTGCACGGTCGTCATCGCCGACTCCCCGGGGGCGGGGACGCGCTACACCCGGAAGAACCTTGAGCGGGCCTATGAAAAGTCCGGCTTTGCCGGTGCGGCCGCGATACCGGGGGTCTCCCTCTCCACCGCGACCTCGTCGACGACCGTCCCCTTCCCCGAGGGTGAGGTGATGAAGCGCTTCTCCATCATCGACGCCGCCCTCGACGCCGACGCGGTCGTCGTCGTCTCGAAGGCGAAGACCCACCTCTTCACCGGCTACTCAGGCGCCGTCAAGAACCTCTTCGGCGTGATCCCCGGCCTCGAGAAACCGGTCTTCCACGCGAGGTTCAGGGACCCGCAGGAGTTTGCGGGGATGCTCCTCGACCTCAACACCCTGGTGCACCCGGCCCTCCATATCATGGACGCGATCGTCGGTATGGAAGGGGACGGCCCGATGTCGGGGTCGCCGCGGCCTATCGGCGCCGTCCTTGCGGGTGCGAATGCGACGGCGGTCGACATCGTCACTTCCCGGTTGATGGGGATGGACCCTGCCGACATCGGGACTATCAGGAGTGCCGCGGAGCGCGGATGGGTCAACCCGGACTTCAGGGAGGTCGGGGTGATCGGCGACGACCCCGCGGCCGTGACAGTGCCCGACTTCAGGAAGGCATCCACCCACCCGTCAGCCCCGGCCGTCCCCTTCCTCAACAGGCAGATCCTCTCCTTCCTCCACCGGCGGGGGACGGAGATCAGGCCGACGCCGGTGCCTGACCCCGAACACTGCACCGGTTGCGGCAGGTGCGCCCGCGCCTGCCCGGTCGCGGCGATCAGCATCGAGGAGGGCAGGGCCATAATCGATGAAACGGCCTGCATCCGCTGCTACTGTTGCCATGAGATGTGCGAAAACAGGGCGATCGGACTGCGGCAGGGACTCG
The genomic region above belongs to Methanofollis sp. and contains:
- a CDS encoding DUF362 domain-containing protein translates to MTPADPPAKEVALVHCRTYDEEQVYAAVERAVGLIGGVGAFVPRGSRVLLKPNLLMGAESRQAVTTHSAVVKAVAHLLADHGCTVVIADSPGAGTRYTRKNLERAYEKSGFAGAAAIPGVSLSTATSSTTVPFPEGEVMKRFSIIDAALDADAVVVVSKAKTHLFTGYSGAVKNLFGVIPGLEKPVFHARFRDPQEFAGMLLDLNTLVHPALHIMDAIVGMEGDGPMSGSPRPIGAVLAGANATAVDIVTSRLMGMDPADIGTIRSAAERGWVNPDFREVGVIGDDPAAVTVPDFRKASTHPSAPAVPFLNRQILSFLHRRGTEIRPTPVPDPEHCTGCGRCARACPVAAISIEEGRAIIDETACIRCYCCHEMCENRAIGLRQGLAGRFFSSLLR